The genomic DNA CGATTTTTGGTTCTAAAGATCTCATGCTCCCCAATTTCAAATGAAGACACTCGATCGGGAGCTAAATGAGCTTGATGTAGCTCAATTTTCGCTGGTATGTGGTTCAATTCTTCTGAGGCAAAATAAGCATAAGACATCAATTGAAGAGTATCTTGACTTTCAACACTACCACCAAGCTTCCAGTCAACAATTACTAGTTTGTCATTATCTATGTATGCAAAATCGAGCTTTCCTCCAGATGAAAAAAAGTTTGTTTTGATAGATATATTTTTTTCAACTAAAGATTCGGGTTTAGAAAAAAAGCGGCGAAAAGTATTGAAAGTGAAGCTTTCCACAAAGTTAGTTATCGCTAACAACAGTTTATTTTCAGTTTCAATTATTAGCTCGTCTAAATTATCAAAACCATAATAAATTTCTATTGCCTTATCCTTTCGACTATAAGCATATCCTAATTGTTGCCTATATCTGTACTTGGCTTGCTGGAGTAAATAATCGAGAGAGATAATTTTCCCTTTCTGCATCTGCCCGATATATTTTCGGATTAAATCGTGCAAGATTATTCCTGCTGCAAGATAGCGGTTAGTTAGATTTTTAAGGACAGCAAGTTGTTCTTTGAGTGGTTCTTCTTTAGCCGTTCTTTTGTTTCCTCCATAATGATTGTAATAATATTTTCTAAGACACTGTTCTAACAAACTACGTTTGGAATAAGACCACTTTAATAGTTTGCCAGCATTGTTTTTCTTAGCTTTAGTGGGCAAATAGTCATCTTGAAAATCAAATAATGATAACTGTAATTGTTCTGCCATTGTTCGCTTTAATCATTACGTAGACGCTTGAGTTTTTTAGTCAGTTGTTTCCATTCACTTTCACTCAACTTCATTCCTTCTGCTTCTCTGATAAACTGGAGTGCAGCCGAACTAGAGGAGATCGTGTCTTTAGTTGAAGTTGGTATTTTGCCAGTAATCGAAAGCAGCAAATCGGGTGAAACTGATAGTGCTTCACAGATTTTAACTATGGTGTCAGCAGCAGGTGGCGGAAGGCGATCGTTTTCTATTTTGCTAATGTAAGAAAAATCCACACCAACTTTGTCAGCTAAATTTCTTTGACTGATTCCCTTTGAACGTCTTAGTTCGCGTAAGGTCTGCCCAAATGTTTCTGCCATGTTTACCTCTTATTCTCTTATAATCTAAACTTAATTGTGTTGAGTGTCAACTCAACACAATTAACTATTCTGGTTTGACAAAATTGATGTAGGTTAATGCCGTGTGTTTGAATGAACTCTGCTTCCTTTAAAATAATCTTCTAATTCCAATAGGATTGCTTATCGCTGCACAGTCTGGCTTTGATAAAAAAGGAATTAGTCAGTTAAACTCGAACAGAGTCCTAAATGTACAACTTATG from Myxosarcina sp. GI1 includes the following:
- a CDS encoding PD-(D/E)XK nuclease family protein → MAEQLQLSLFDFQDDYLPTKAKKNNAGKLLKWSYSKRSLLEQCLRKYYYNHYGGNKRTAKEEPLKEQLAVLKNLTNRYLAAGIILHDLIRKYIGQMQKGKIISLDYLLQQAKYRYRQQLGYAYSRKDKAIEIYYGFDNLDELIIETENKLLLAITNFVESFTFNTFRRFFSKPESLVEKNISIKTNFFSSGGKLDFAYIDNDKLVIVDWKLGGSVESQDTLQLMSYAYFASEELNHIPAKIELHQAHLAPDRVSSFEIGEHEIFRTKNRIIQDLEKMNRVHDYGQKGISQAFTPCGQSRVCQLCPFQEVCPKE
- a CDS encoding helix-turn-helix domain-containing protein is translated as MAETFGQTLRELRRSKGISQRNLADKVGVDFSYISKIENDRLPPPAADTIVKICEALSVSPDLLLSITGKIPTSTKDTISSSSAALQFIREAEGMKLSESEWKQLTKKLKRLRND